One region of Flavobacterium pisciphilum genomic DNA includes:
- a CDS encoding patatin-like phospholipase family protein, whose product MSLTQLFNINTRLKSIFSTTKKGASWVALILPEKTTLIQSQISIPIWGIKTLAILLLFGYTQNTFAQDTIKKTIGDSLYRPKIGLVLSGGGAKGFAHIGVLKVLEEAGVKIDFIGGTSMGSIIGGLYASGYSATQIDSIFKRTNFDDLINDYIPRSSKNFYEKRNDELYAVILPFSNFKIGIPEALSKGMYNYNLLSSLTRNVRHIRDFNKLPTPFLCIGTNIETGEQVLLNKGNLAQAMIASAAFPSLFSPVEIDGKLLVDGGVVNNYPIKEVRNLGADIIIGVDVQDDLLDRHKLKDATRILVQITNLQSIDKMKRKIKNTDIYIKPDIKEYGVISFDKGEQIIRRGEDATFSVYEKIKALVEKQGYYKKPELKVASDTLKIENINCNHLDNYTDEYITSKLRFKAGSKITYADLIKGVNNINATQNFSAISYSLDPNNSRDDLNLTLKENPTQTYLKFGLHYDGLYKSAILVNLTHKKTLFKNDITSLDIILGDNFRYNLDYYIENGFNISFGFKSRLSQFNRNITSELSNPLSKSIDQNLVNVDFMDITNEAYFQSIFVQKFLIGGGVEYKYLKINSKTSTTIDSNIDKSSYFSLFGYMNYDSFDNKDFPKRGWGFSGNIQSYLFSSNYTKTFEPFSTAKAEIGIAKTIFNRATIVFKANAGLTFGQTSVPFFNYVMGGYGYQKLDNFNYFYGYDFLSAAGNSLIKTDITFDYEIFKKNHINFAANFANLGDNIFEGVEWISVPKYTGYAVGYGLETMLGPIEVKYSWSPENTKGYTWFKIGFVF is encoded by the coding sequence ATGAGCCTCACCCAGCTGTTCAATATAAACACTCGATTAAAAAGCATTTTTTCTACTACAAAAAAAGGAGCTTCATGGGTCGCTCTAATTTTACCAGAAAAAACAACTCTTATTCAGTCGCAAATTTCCATTCCCATCTGGGGCATAAAAACATTAGCAATATTGCTATTATTTGGGTACACACAAAACACATTTGCACAAGACACTATAAAAAAAACGATTGGTGACAGTTTATATCGTCCGAAAATAGGACTAGTATTAAGTGGTGGTGGTGCTAAAGGATTTGCTCATATTGGTGTCTTAAAAGTACTAGAAGAAGCTGGGGTAAAAATAGATTTTATAGGCGGTACCAGTATGGGGTCAATCATTGGAGGTCTATACGCATCTGGATACAGTGCTACTCAGATTGATTCTATTTTTAAAAGAACAAACTTCGATGATTTAATAAATGATTATATCCCAAGATCATCTAAAAACTTTTACGAAAAAAGGAATGACGAATTATATGCTGTAATTTTACCTTTTAGTAATTTTAAAATTGGTATTCCCGAGGCTCTTTCTAAAGGGATGTATAACTATAATTTATTAAGCAGTCTAACTCGAAATGTAAGACATATTAGAGATTTTAATAAATTACCTACTCCATTTTTATGTATCGGTACTAATATTGAAACTGGCGAACAAGTATTGCTAAACAAAGGTAATTTGGCACAAGCTATGATTGCCAGTGCTGCATTTCCTTCCTTATTCTCACCTGTAGAGATAGACGGAAAACTTCTTGTAGATGGAGGAGTTGTAAATAATTATCCCATAAAAGAAGTACGAAATTTAGGAGCAGATATTATCATAGGTGTCGATGTACAAGATGATTTGCTAGACCGACATAAACTTAAAGATGCTACCCGTATATTAGTTCAAATTACCAATCTTCAATCTATCGATAAGATGAAGAGAAAAATAAAAAATACCGATATTTATATCAAACCTGATATTAAAGAATATGGTGTAATCTCATTTGACAAAGGGGAACAAATTATTCGCAGAGGAGAAGATGCTACTTTTTCAGTTTATGAAAAAATCAAAGCGTTAGTCGAAAAGCAAGGCTATTATAAAAAACCAGAATTAAAAGTTGCTTCTGACACCCTAAAAATAGAAAATATAAATTGCAATCATTTAGACAATTATACTGACGAATACATAACAAGTAAACTACGTTTTAAGGCTGGATCAAAAATAACTTATGCTGATCTTATAAAAGGAGTCAATAATATTAATGCCACTCAAAACTTTAGTGCCATTTCCTATTCATTAGATCCTAATAACTCTAGAGACGACCTAAATTTAACATTAAAAGAAAATCCAACGCAAACCTATCTAAAGTTTGGTTTACACTATGATGGCCTATACAAAAGTGCAATTTTAGTAAATCTAACCCATAAAAAAACACTTTTTAAAAATGACATTACTTCATTAGATATAATTTTAGGAGATAATTTTAGATACAATTTAGACTATTATATCGAGAATGGATTCAATATTAGCTTTGGATTCAAATCAAGATTATCACAATTTAACCGAAACATAACCTCCGAATTAAGTAATCCCCTTAGCAAGAGCATAGACCAAAATTTAGTTAATGTTGATTTTATGGATATAACTAATGAAGCTTATTTTCAAAGTATTTTTGTTCAAAAATTCTTAATTGGTGGTGGAGTTGAGTATAAATATTTAAAAATAAATTCGAAGACATCAACCACTATCGACTCTAATATCGACAAAAGCAGCTATTTTAGTTTATTTGGCTATATGAATTATGACAGTTTCGATAACAAAGATTTCCCTAAAAGAGGATGGGGGTTTTCAGGTAATATTCAATCTTATTTATTTTCATCTAATTACACAAAAACATTTGAACCTTTCTCTACTGCAAAAGCAGAAATTGGTATTGCTAAAACAATATTCAACAGAGCTACCATCGTATTTAAAGCCAATGCAGGTTTAACTTTTGGACAAACAAGTGTCCCTTTTTTCAACTATGTTATGGGAGGATACGGCTATCAAAAATTAGATAATTTTAATTATTTCTACGGATATGATTTTCTAAGTGCTGCAGGAAATAGCCTCATAAAAACCGATATAACTTTTGATTATGAGATTTTCAAAAAAAATCATATTAATTTCGCTGCTAACTTCGCAAACCTTGGAGACAACATTTTTGAAGGTGTTGAATGGATATCTGTACCAAAGTATACAGGCTACGCTGTAGGTTACGGTTTAGAAACAATGTTAGGCCCTATAGAAGTAAAATATTCTTGGTCTCCCGAGAACACAAAAGGCTACACTTGGTTTAAAATAGGTTTTGTGTTTTAA
- a CDS encoding homogentisate 1,2-dioxygenase — MPLYHKLGSFPQKRHTQFEKPNGGLYYEQLFGTEGFHGHSSLSYHVHRPTQVKEILNSYSVEPKIAIGKNIKSLLFKGFELKPENDFLDSRKAMLVNKDCIIGLAAPKESLRKYYYKNADADEMLFIHKGKGKLRTMLGNIPFEYGDYLIIPRGIIYQIEFETEDNRLFYVESYSPFYTPKRYKNQSGQHLEHSPFCERDFILPNELETHDEKGDFLIKIKKEGMIHEVVYATHPFDVVGWDGYNFPYGFSIHNFEPITGRVHQPPPVHQTFETATFVVCSFCPRLYDYHPKAIPAPYNHSNIDSDEVLYYVDGDFMSRNNIEQGHITLHPKGIPHGPAPGAMERSIGHKETQELAVMVDTFRPLMVTEEAMGLDDGQYYKSWTE, encoded by the coding sequence ATGCCATTATATCATAAACTAGGAAGTTTTCCTCAAAAAAGACATACTCAGTTCGAAAAACCGAACGGTGGACTTTATTACGAGCAATTATTTGGAACCGAAGGTTTTCACGGACATTCGTCATTATCCTATCATGTTCACAGACCAACACAGGTTAAAGAAATTTTAAATTCTTATTCTGTTGAGCCAAAAATTGCAATTGGAAAAAACATAAAATCATTGCTTTTTAAAGGGTTTGAATTAAAACCAGAAAATGACTTTCTAGATAGCCGAAAAGCAATGCTAGTCAATAAAGACTGCATCATTGGATTGGCAGCTCCAAAAGAATCATTAAGAAAGTATTACTATAAAAATGCTGACGCCGATGAAATGCTTTTTATCCATAAAGGAAAAGGAAAGTTAAGAACCATGTTAGGAAACATTCCTTTTGAATATGGTGACTACTTAATTATTCCAAGAGGTATTATTTACCAAATAGAGTTTGAAACTGAAGACAACCGTCTTTTTTATGTCGAATCCTATTCTCCATTTTATACTCCTAAACGTTATAAAAACCAATCAGGTCAGCACTTAGAACATTCGCCATTTTGCGAACGTGATTTTATCCTGCCTAATGAATTAGAAACACATGACGAAAAAGGTGATTTTTTAATTAAAATCAAAAAAGAAGGCATGATACACGAAGTAGTTTATGCCACACATCCTTTTGACGTTGTGGGTTGGGACGGTTACAATTTTCCGTACGGATTCTCAATTCATAATTTTGAACCTATAACTGGGCGCGTTCACCAACCACCACCAGTACATCAAACTTTCGAAACAGCAACTTTTGTTGTTTGTTCATTCTGCCCAAGGCTTTACGATTATCATCCAAAAGCAATTCCAGCACCTTATAACCATAGTAACATCGATTCAGACGAAGTACTATATTATGTAGATGGTGATTTTATGAGCCGTAATAATATAGAACAAGGTCATATTACTTTACATCCAAAAGGAATTCCACATGGTCCAGCACCAGGTGCGATGGAACGTAGTATTGGTCATAAAGAAACCCAAGAATTAGCAGTAATGGTCGATACTTTCCGTCCGTTAATGGTAACTGAAGAAGCAATGGGATTAGACGATGGACAATATTACAAATCCTGGACAGAATAA